A genomic region of Candidatus Pseudomonas phytovorans contains the following coding sequences:
- a CDS encoding ACP phosphodiesterase has protein sequence MNYLAHLHLGGPAPQQLLGSLYGDFVKGSLEGRFPPALEAAIRLHRHIDSYTDRHPVVLAALARFPRERRRFAGIVLDVFFDHCLARHWGNYAEQPLEQFTGEFYRVLLAEPELPGRLARIAPFMAADDWLGAYGDFAMLEQVFNGIARRLSRPEGMAGVMGELERLYEPLMADFREFYPQLQAFAAAGRMPDS, from the coding sequence ATGAACTACCTCGCACACCTGCACCTGGGCGGCCCGGCGCCGCAACAACTGCTGGGCAGCCTGTATGGCGATTTCGTCAAAGGCTCGCTGGAAGGGCGCTTCCCACCGGCGCTGGAGGCGGCTATCCGGCTGCACCGGCATATCGACAGCTACACCGATCGGCACCCGGTGGTGCTGGCGGCACTGGCGCGCTTTCCGCGCGAAAGGCGACGCTTCGCCGGTATCGTGCTGGATGTGTTCTTTGACCATTGCCTGGCGCGGCATTGGGGTAACTATGCCGAGCAGCCGCTGGAGCAGTTCACAGGGGAGTTCTATCGGGTGTTGCTGGCAGAACCGGAGTTGCCGGGGCGGCTGGCGCGGATTGCACCGTTCATGGCTGCCGACGACTGGTTGGGGGCGTATGGCGACTTTGCCATGCTGGAGCAGGTGTTCAACGGCATTGCCCGAAGGTTGTCGCGGCCGGAGGGAATGGCAGGGGTGATGGGTGAGCTGGAGCGGCTGTATGAGCCGCTGATGGCGGATTTCCGCGAGTTCTACCCGCAGTTGCAGGCGTTTGCGGCGGCCGGGCGGATGCCTGACAGTTAG
- a CDS encoding lysophospholipid acyltransferase family protein, whose translation MPKLRVVARLTRLLLVLLLGMLMASLIALGERLGFKAPLERRQRWACLFMKRLVAALPFDVKVVGELPQRPMLWVSNHVSWTDIPLLGMLLPLSFLSKAEVRHWPVAGWLAEKAGTLFIRRGGGDSQRLREQIAGQLGLARPLLIFPEGTTTSGHTLRTFHGRLLAGAIDRGVAVQPVAIQYLRDGQIDPVAPFIGDDDLVSHLMRLFAQPRGEVRIHLLPPIGSVGKERAVLALQAQQAIHLALFGTEEVELAPRRHARAA comes from the coding sequence ATGCCGAAGCTGCGGGTTGTAGCCCGCCTGACTCGCTTGCTGCTGGTGCTGTTGCTGGGCATGTTGATGGCCAGCCTGATCGCCCTCGGCGAACGCCTGGGCTTCAAGGCCCCCCTCGAACGCCGCCAGCGCTGGGCCTGTCTGTTCATGAAACGCCTGGTCGCCGCCCTGCCCTTCGACGTGAAGGTCGTAGGCGAGCTGCCGCAGCGGCCGATGCTGTGGGTCAGCAACCATGTGTCGTGGACCGATATCCCCCTGCTCGGCATGCTGCTGCCGCTGTCGTTCCTGTCCAAGGCCGAAGTGCGCCACTGGCCTGTAGCCGGCTGGCTGGCGGAAAAAGCCGGCACCCTGTTCATCCGCCGTGGCGGCGGCGACAGCCAGCGCCTGCGCGAGCAGATCGCAGGGCAACTGGGCCTGGCACGCCCGCTGCTCATCTTCCCCGAAGGCACCACCACCAGCGGTCACACCTTGCGCACCTTCCATGGTCGCCTGCTGGCTGGTGCCATCGACCGGGGTGTGGCAGTGCAGCCGGTGGCTATCCAGTATCTGCGTGATGGCCAGATCGACCCGGTGGCGCCGTTCATTGGCGATGATGATCTGGTGTCGCACCTGATGCGCCTGTTTGCCCAGCCGCGGGGCGAGGTGCGCATTCACCTGCTGCCTCCGATTGGCAGCGTGGGCAAGGAGCGCGCGGTGCTGGCGCTGCAGGCGCAGCAGGCGATTCACCTGGCGTTGTTCGGCACTGAAGAAGTTGAGCTGGCGCCACGGCGACATGCGCGGGCGGCCTGA
- a CDS encoding GNAT family N-acetyltransferase encodes MTRIAHSGDNSTERRLQAERLVGAAALQEAQALRFKVFSAEFKAKLKGAEQGLDMDDYDVHCRHIGVRDLSTGELVATTRLLDHQAASSLGRFYSEEEFRLHGLLQLQGPILELGRTCVAPDYRNGGTIAVLWGELAEVLNEGRYSYLMGCASIPMQDGGVQAHAVMQRLRDRYLCTEHLRAEPKNPLPSLALPGNVIAEMPPLLKAYMRLGAKICGEPCWDEDFQVADVFILLKRDDLCPRYARHFKAAV; translated from the coding sequence ATGACTCGGATCGCTCATTCTGGCGACAACAGCACTGAACGCCGTCTGCAAGCCGAACGCCTGGTTGGCGCCGCGGCGCTGCAAGAGGCCCAGGCCCTGCGTTTCAAAGTGTTCAGCGCAGAATTCAAAGCCAAGCTCAAGGGTGCCGAGCAGGGCCTGGACATGGACGACTACGACGTGCACTGCCGCCACATTGGTGTACGTGATCTGAGCACCGGCGAGCTGGTGGCCACCACCCGCCTGCTCGACCACCAGGCTGCCAGCAGCCTGGGCCGCTTCTACAGCGAAGAAGAATTCCGCCTGCACGGCCTGTTGCAGCTGCAGGGCCCGATCCTCGAACTGGGCCGCACCTGCGTAGCCCCCGACTACCGCAACGGCGGCACCATCGCCGTGCTGTGGGGTGAACTGGCCGAAGTGCTCAACGAGGGCCGCTACAGCTACCTGATGGGCTGCGCCAGCATCCCCATGCAGGACGGCGGCGTGCAGGCCCATGCCGTGATGCAGCGCCTGCGTGACCGTTATCTGTGCACCGAGCACCTGCGTGCCGAGCCGAAGAACCCGCTGCCAAGCCTGGCCCTGCCGGGCAACGTCATCGCCGAAATGCCTCCGCTGCTCAAGGCCTACATGCGCCTGGGCGCAAAGATTTGCGGCGAGCCGTGCTGGGACGAGGACTTCCAGGTGGCCGACGTGTTCATTCTGCTCAAGCGCGACGACCTGTGCCCGCGCTACGCCCGCCACTTCAAGGCAGCGGTCTGA